The Streptomyces tubercidicus DNA segment GTGCGCCACACCAGTACGCACAACACCCCGGGCACGGCGGCCAGCAGATACATCCAGCGCCAGCCGAGCACCGGCACGATCCAGGCGGCGCAGAGCGCGCCGACGGTGAGCCCGGCGGGGAACACCAGCTCGTAGAGGAGTACGAAGCGGCCGCGCCCATGGCTGCGGATGATCTCGCTGATGAAGGTGGCCGCCACCGGCACCTCGCCGCCGATGGCGAGGCCCTGGACGAACCGCACCATCATGAAGGGGCCGGGGCCGGGGCTGGCGGCGAGGGCGAGCGAGGCCGCGCCGGAGACGGCGATGCACAGCGCGATGACCTTGACCCGGCCGATGCGGTCCGCCATCCGTCCGGAGAACAGCGCGCCGATCAGCATGCCGACCGAGCCGATGGTCAGGACCAGGGTGGAGTCCGCCGTGGACAGGCTCCACTCCTGTCGTAGTTGGGGCATCGCGTAGGCGATCAGTAGTTGGTCGAAGGCTTCGAAGAAGGTCACCACGCCGATCACGATGCGGACGGTGACATGCCAGCGCGACAGCGGCAGGCGTTCGAAGCGGGCCGCGATGGCGGCGCGGGTGGCGTCGGCGTCGCGGTCCGGGGAGGTGTCGAGGCTCATCCGGGATTCCTCCAGTCCCGCGCAGGTGGCGGGTGAGGGACGAGGGGGAGGAGGGGGCGTCGGGGGGCGGGGTCCGTCTGGATTTTCGCTCGGGCATCCCGTCCGGAAGCGCAAAGTTTCTAAGGGCTTAAGTTCTACAGACCCGAGGGGTGTGGTCGTCAAGGGTTTGACCAACGGAACTTTTTTCGAGCTGACCCTTGCCGGGGAATAGTTAAGTGCTTAGATTTCTGGTGCTGAAGTAATCGGGGAGCGGCGACCGGCCCCGCCCGGTGTGCCGGGCAGCTCGCTCGACTCCCCCAAGTCGCCGTCAGGAGGCCGCGGATGACCGTCGAAGAGCCGGCGCAGCAACGGGTGCCCGCACCGGAGTCCACCCCGGACGAGATCCTCGTCGCGGGGGAATGGCGGCGCGGCAACGGCGCTCCGATCGAGACCGTCGATCCCGCCACCGGCCGCACCCTCACCACCCTCGCCGGCGCCGCCGCCACCGACGTCGACGAGGCCGCCCGGCATGCCGCCCGAGCGGCCGCCGACCCCGTCTGGCGGGAGCTGCCCGCCCACCGGCGGGCCCGGCTGCTGCACCGTATCGCCGACGCGGTCGACGCCGAGGGTGAACGGCTCGCCGCCCTCCAGACCGCCGACACCGGCAAGGCGCTCACCGAGACCCGCGCCCTCGTGGCCAGCGCCGCCGCCACCTTCCGCTACACCGCGGCCGCCGTGGAGACGGCGGAGGAGGCCCTCACCCCCGCCCGCGGCGACTACCTCACGATGAGCCGGTACGAGCCGATCGGCGTCGTCGGCGCGATCAACCCGTGGAACTCGCCGGTCGCCAGCGATGCGCAGAAGCTCGCCCCGGCGCTCGCCGCCGGTAACGCGGTGCTGCTCAAGCCCGCCGAATGGACTCCGCTCGGCTCGCTCGCCCTGGGGCGCCTGATCACCCGCGCGCTCACCGAACTCCGGCTCCCCACAGGGCTGTTGTCCGTCCTGCCGGGCCCCGGACGGACCGTCGGCGACGCCATCGTGCACCACCCGCGCGTCGGCAAGGTCACCTTCACCGGCGGCACCCGCACCGGCCGGGCCATCGCCCACGCCGCGGCCGAG contains these protein-coding regions:
- a CDS encoding aldehyde dehydrogenase; this encodes MTVEEPAQQRVPAPESTPDEILVAGEWRRGNGAPIETVDPATGRTLTTLAGAAATDVDEAARHAARAAADPVWRELPAHRRARLLHRIADAVDAEGERLAALQTADTGKALTETRALVASAAATFRYTAAAVETAEEALTPARGDYLTMSRYEPIGVVGAINPWNSPVASDAQKLAPALAAGNAVLLKPAEWTPLGSLALGRLITRALTELRLPTGLLSVLPGPGRTVGDAIVHHPRVGKVTFTGGTRTGRAIAHAAAEKLMPVSLELGGKSPTVVLPDADLEQALAGVLFGIFSSTGQSCIAGSRLFVARERYPEFLGALVDRAQKLRIGPGGDPGTQVAPLVHHKHRDSVACYVDLARAEGARVLCGGSAPDGDAYRDGAYYLPTVLDGLPNSSRTCQEEIFGPVLVALPFDDEDDLIRQANDSVYGLACGIWTRDHRAAWRIARRIDAGTVWINTYKQFSVSTPFGGMKDSGLGREKGRDGIRAYQRQKSLYWGVSDAPLPWAN